The sequence below is a genomic window from Lolium perenne isolate Kyuss_39 chromosome 4, Kyuss_2.0, whole genome shotgun sequence.
AACCAGTCGTCGTACACCTATGTCGAACACCTTGAATGCATCCCTCATCTCCTCCTCATACCATCTCCAGAGGCCGCCTCACCATCCTTAGGCATGTCATCCAACACACCAAACAACGTGTCGCCAAGGTCGCGATGGAGAAACTCTAAGTCGTTGAACCAGTGACATGGCATGTCTCGGGGGACGTACATGCCACCGATTGTGGTCAGGCCAGCGTGGCCCGCGATGAGATCGAGCGAGTCGAGCGCCCGCGCCTGCTTGTCCACCCTGATCTCGCCGTTGTTGGTGTCGCCGAACAGATCGAACATGCACCGGAGACAGACCGTGTTCAGGCTGTTGTTGCAGAGTTGGAACAACGACATAGTGGCACCACTACCGCATGTGGGAAGTGAAGGGTTCATAGGTGTCGACGTTATGAGGAAAGATATATTTGGTTTGATTGACGTGCTATTTGTTAGGCAAAACAAGAAAATACCCATCTTGATTGACGTTATATTTGTTGATTGAGGAAACCAAGGAAATATATTAAACCGAGGAAAATTTTGATCGCTTTCCAAGTTCAGGAAACATTGATTGCAAACGTACAATTGCTTTCTTTTTACCGTGCTAGAACATTGGCAAAGACATCAGGTGGTGTGCATGAAGTTtatgaagggattcgtagcatagaaaacaaaaaaattcctaccgcaagaacgaaacacaacccaagatctaatcttgaagacggtagcaacgaggggatcacgggactaacccttgaagatttccaaagcctacgagattagatctcgttgttgcagaagatgatcacttgccgttttcaaaagcgcgtagaagatcttgacggtgccacaatcgggcagcacctccgtactcggtcacacgtacggtgttgatgaagacgacgtcctcctccccgttccagcgggcagcggaagtagtagatcctcctcggaatctcggcagaacgacggcgtggtggaggtggtggtggggaactccggcagggcttcgcctatgcgttgcgggagtagtatgtggaggagaggctatggtttggggagaggggggtctTGGGCGCCGGCTACTTGGGGGCTACGGCCAAGATGTGCCttggggtggccagccccctccccttgctcctcattatataggtggaagaccccaagagttgtagtccaagtcttcgaataagacccctgaTGTGGCCTAAGgcgacgtgggttgcccgatctcacgaattgaccgagggaaaggcgggggagaggaagaacacgaagaacacggcgatgaacacgatgaacacacgcaaacacacaccaacccgatacaattccggttt
It includes:
- the LOC139839318 gene encoding probable calcium-binding protein CML24, which encodes MSLFQLCNNSLNTVCLRCMFDLFGDTNNGEIRVDKQARALDSLDLIAGHAGLTTIGGMYVPRDMPCHWFNDLEFLHRDLGDTLFGVLDDMPKDGEAASGDGMRRR